A window from Ornithorhynchus anatinus isolate Pmale09 chromosome X4, mOrnAna1.pri.v4, whole genome shotgun sequence encodes these proteins:
- the LOC114807795 gene encoding olfactory receptor 1361-like: MGSANETGISVFILLGLSSDPGQQWLLFVLFLALYLVTMGGNLLIVLAVGTNSHFHSPMYFFLANLSLVDICFSSTTVPKMLAIMQTGSHTISYAGCLSQVYFSFLFGSLDDFLLAVMAYDRFKAICRPLGYITDMSPQRCVLLVAACWVIAQFNSLLHTILLAQLSFCADRTIPHFFCDLAPLLLLSCSDPAINELMLMCVSGAVILIPLMCILGSYAHIISAILRMPSVGSKHKAFSTCGSHLAVVSLFYGTVIGEYLCPSSPGSTDENSLAAVSYAVVTPLLNPFIYSLRNQDLQRALYRLLCRKKPSKL; this comes from the coding sequence ATGGGCTCAGCAAACGAGACAGGCATCTCAGTGTTcatcctgctgggcctgtccagcGACCCCGGGCAGCAGTGGCTCCTCTTTGTGCTCTTCCTTGCTCTGTACCTGGTCACCATGGGGGGGAACCTGCTCATCGTCTTGGCCGTCGGCACCAACTCACACTTCCActcccccatgtacttcttccttgcCAACCTGTCCCTGGTCGAcatctgcttctcctccaccacAGTGCCCAAGATGTTGGCCATCATGCAGACTGGTAGCCACACCATCTCCTACGCCGGCTGTCTGAGCCAGGTgtatttttcatttctatttggAAGCCTGGACGACTTCCTCCTGGCTGTGATGGCCTATGACCGTTTCAAGGCCATCTGCCGACCCCTGGGCTACATCACAGACATGAGCCCCCAGCGCTGTGTCCTGCTGGTGGCCGCCTGCTGGGTCATCGCTCAGTTCAATTCCTTGTTACACACCATCCTGTTGGCTCAGCTAAGCTTCTGTGCTGACCGCACCATCCCCCACTTCTTCTGCGACTTGgctccgctgctgctgctgtcctgcTCCGATCCCGCCATCAATGAGCTGATGCTAATGTGTGTGAGTGGTGCGGTGATTTTAATTCCCCTGATGTGCATCCTGGGCTCTTATGCCCACATAATCTCTGCCATCTTGAGAATGCCCTCAGTAGGAAGCAAGCACAAAGCCTTTTCCACCTGCGGTTCCCACCTGGCTGTAGTCTCGCTGTTCTACGGTACAGTCATCGGCGAATacctctgcccctcatccccaGGCTCCACTGATGAGAACAGCCTAGCTGCAGTATCATACGCGGTGGTGACTCCCCTGCTCAACCCCTTCATCTACAGTCTTCGCAACCAAGACCTGCAACGGGCCCTGTACAGACTTCTTTGTAGGAAGAAACCCTCCAAACTGTAA
- the LOC100083691 gene encoding olfactory receptor 1361-like, whose translation MGPANQTGDSVFILLGVSSDPGQQRILFVLFLTLYLVTVGGNLLIVGAIGTDSNLHSPMYFFLSNLSLVDICFSSTTVPKMLANMQTGSHTISYVGCLSQVYFSFLFGDLDEFLLAVMAYDRFMAICQPLGYTTAMSPRRCVLLVAACWVMAQFNSLLHTILLAQLTFCADRTVPHFFCDLAPVLLLSCSSTSINELALISVGGTVIVLPLMCILGSYAHIISAILRMPSAGSKHKAFSTCGSHLAVVSLFYGTVIGEYLCPSPPGSTDESSLAAVSYAVVTPMLNPFIYSLRNHKLQRALHRFLGRKKPSNL comes from the coding sequence ATGGGTCCCGCAAACCAGACGGGTGACTCAGTGTTCATCCTGCTGGGTGTTTCCAGTGACCCCGGGCAGCAACGGATCCTCTTCGTGCTCTTCCTGACTCTATACCTGGTCACTGTCGGGGGGAACCTACTCATTGTCGGGGCCATCGGCACTGACTCAAACCTCCActcccccatgtacttcttcctctccaacctGTCCCTTGTTGAcatctgcttctcctccaccaccGTCCCCAAGATGCTGGCCAACATGCAGACCGGCAGCCACACCATATCCTATGTCGGCTGTCTGAGCCAGGtatatttttcatttctatttggTGATCTGGATGAATTCCTCCTGGCCGTGATGGCATATGACCGCTTCATGGCCATCTGCCAGCCTCTGGGCTACACCACAGCCATGAGCCCCCGGCGCTGTGTCCTGCTGGTGGCTGCCTGCTGGGTCATGGCTCAGTTCAATTCTCTATTACACACCATCCTGTTGGCTCAATTAACCTTCTGTGCTGACCGCACTGTTCCCCACTTTTTCTGTGATCTGGCCCCAGTGCTACTACTGTCCTGCTCCAGCACCTCCATCAATGAGCTGGCACTAATATCTGTGGGTGGGACCGTGATTGTACTACCTCTGATGTGCATCCTGGGCTCTTATGCCCACATAATCTCTGCCATCCTGAGAATGCCCTCAGCAGGAAGCAAGcacaaagccttctccacctgcggTTCCCACCTGGCTGTGGTCTCGCTGTTCTACGGGACGGTCATCGGTGAATACCTGTGCCCCTCACCCCCGGGCTCCACTGATGAGAGCAGCTTAGCTGCAGTGTCGTACGCAGTGGTGACCCCCATGCTCAACCCCTTCATCTACAGCCTTCGCAACCACAAACTGCAACGGGCCCTGCACAGGTTTCTCGGTAGGAAGAAACCCTCCAATCTGTAA